The Cervus canadensis isolate Bull #8, Minnesota chromosome X, ASM1932006v1, whole genome shotgun sequence genome contains a region encoding:
- the UBQLN2 gene encoding ubiquilin-2 — MAENGESSGPPRPSRGSAAAQGPASTQAEPKIIKVTVKTPKEKEEFAVPENSSVQQFKEAISKRFKSQTDQLVLIFAGKILKDQDTLIQHGIHDGLTVHLVIKSQNRPQGQSTQPSNAAGTNTTTASTPRSNSTPISTNSNPFGLGSLGGLAGLSSLGLSSTNFSELQNQMQQQLLSSPEMMIQIMENPFVQSMLSNPDLMRQLIMANPQMQQLIQRNPEISHLLNNPDIMRQTLEIARNPAMMQEMMRNQDLALSNLESIPGGYNALRRMYTDIQEPMLNAAQEQFGGNPFASVGSSSSSGEGTQPSRTENRDPLPNPWAPPPATQSSATTSTTTSSGSGSGSSSSSATGNTVAAANYVASIFSTPGMQSLLQQITENPQLIQNMLSAPYMRSMMQSLSQNPDLAAQMMLNSPVFTTNPQLQEQMRPQLPAFLQQMQNPDTLSAMSNPRAMQALMQIQQGLQTLATEAPGLIPSFTPGVGVGVLGTAIGPVGPVTPLGPIGPIVPFTPIGPIGPIGPTGPAGPPGSTGTGAPPGPTVSSSAPSETTSPISDSGPNQQFIQQMVQALAGANPPQLPNPEVRFQQQLEQLNAMGFLNREANLQALIATGGDINAAIERLLGSQPS, encoded by the coding sequence ATGGCTGAGAACGGCGAGAGCAGCGGCCCCCCGCGCCCCTCCCGCGGCTCTGCTGCGGCCCAAGGCCCAGCCTCTACCCAGGCCGAGCCCAAAATCATCAAAGTCACTGTGAAGACCcccaaagagaaagaggagttCGCAGTGCCCGAGAACAGCTCAGTCCAGCAGTTTAAGGAAGCGATTTCGAAACGCTTCAAATCCCAAACGGATCAGTTAGTGCTGATTTTTGCcggaaaaatcttaaaagatcaaGATACCTTGATCCAACATGGCATCCATGATGGACTGACTGTTCACCTTGTCATCAAAAGCCAGAACCGACCTCAGGGCCAGTCCACACAGCCTAGTAATGCCGCGGGAACTAATACTACCACCGCGTCGACTCCCAGGAGTAACTCCACACCTATTTCCACAAATAGCAACCCGTTTGGGTTGGGGAGCCTTGGAGGACTTGCAGGCCTTAGCAGCCTCGGCTTGAGCTCGActaacttctctgagctccagAACCAAATGCAGCAGCAGCTCCTGTCCAGCCCTGAGATGATGATCCAAATCATGGAAAATCCCTTTGTTCAGAGCATGCTTTCAAATCCTGATCTGATGAGGCAGCTCATTATGGCCAATCCACAGATGCAGCAATTGATTCAAAGAAACCCAGAAATCAGTCACCTGCTAAACAACCCAGATATAATGAGGCAGACCCTCGAAATCGCCAGGAATCCAGCTATGATGCAGGAAATGATGAGAAATCAAGACCTGGCTCTCAGCAATCTTGAAAGCATCCCAGGTGGCTACAATGCTTTACGGCGCATGTACACTGACATTCAAGAACCCATGCTGAATGCCGCACAAGAGCAGTTTGGGGGGAATCCATTTGCCTCGGTGGGGAGCAGTTCCTCCTCTGGGGAAGGTACACAACCTTCCCGCACAGAAAATCGTGATCCACTACCCAATCCATGGGCGCCACCACCGGCTACCCAGAGTTCTGCGACCACTAGCACAACAACGAGCAGTGGCAGTGGATCTGGCAGTAGCTCCAGCAGTGCTACCGGAAACACAGTGGCTGCAGCCAATTATGTCGCCAGTATCTTCAGCACCCCGGGAATGCAGAGCTTGCTGCAACAGATAACTGAAAACCCCCAGCTGATCCAGAATATGCTGTCTGCACCGTATATGAGAAGCATGATGCAGTCTCTGAGCCAGAATCCAGATTTGGCTGCACAGATGATGCTGAATAGCCCTGTGTTTACTACAAATCCTCAGCTGCAGGAGCAGATGCGTCCACAGCTCCCTGCTTTCCTGCAGCAGATGCAGAATCCAGACACGCTTTCGGCCATGTCAAACCCAAGAGCAATGCAGGCTTTAATGCAGATCCAGCAGGGGCTACAGACATTAGCCACTGAAGCTCCTGGCCTCATTCCAAGCTTCACtccaggtgtgggggtgggggtgctgggaaCGGCTATAGGCCCTGTAGGCCCAGTCACACCCTTAGGCCCCATTGGCCCTATAGTCCCGTTTACTCCCATAGGCCCCATTGGGCCCATAGGACCCACTGGCCCTGCGGGTCCCCCTGGCTCCACTGGCACAGGCGCCCCCCCTGGGCCTACTGTGTCTAGCTCTGCACCCAGTGAAACCACGAGCCCAATATCTGATTCTGGACCCAACCAGCAGTTCATTCAGCAAATGGTGCAGGCTCTGGCTGGTGCAAATCCTCCGCAGCTGCCAAATCCAGAAGTCAGATTTCAACAACAACTGGAACAGCTCAACGCAATGGGCTTCTTAAACCGGGAAGCAAACTTGCAGGCTCTAATAGCAACAGGAGGCGACATCAATGCAGCCATTGAGAGGCTGCTGGGCTCCCAGCCATCGTAA